Proteins encoded in a region of the Sulfitobacter albidus genome:
- a CDS encoding copper resistance D family protein, which produces MSGLAPIDTITVLAIVAKAAGTGAALLAMGSVLFTVIFASYADASVLRLARRIAIGAAVAGLVVLALRFGIRAARISGMGFEGAVDPMMLGFVWQSPLGDAAIWRGLGEVSVLAVLIPGLGRWIAVAGSFAIAGSFAQIGHSLGDPRGALAIALVIHILAAALWIGALAPLHRAVGVARGAGLLHHFGKVALYGVAVLVATGFALAWMLVGTLLALVSTAYGLGLLVKVLIVCGLLGIAALNKLWLVPALGAGRPGAKRALRRSISVEMIAVVLILLATASLTTVTTPPVNL; this is translated from the coding sequence GTGAGCGGGCTGGCCCCAATCGATACGATCACCGTCTTGGCAATCGTTGCAAAAGCGGCGGGCACCGGTGCTGCGCTTCTGGCGATGGGGAGCGTGCTGTTTACCGTCATCTTTGCCTCTTACGCCGACGCGTCCGTTTTGCGTCTTGCCCGGCGCATTGCCATAGGTGCCGCGGTTGCCGGGCTTGTCGTACTGGCGCTGCGGTTCGGCATCCGCGCGGCCCGGATTTCCGGCATGGGCTTTGAAGGTGCGGTGGATCCGATGATGTTGGGATTTGTGTGGCAAAGCCCGTTGGGGGACGCCGCGATCTGGCGGGGGTTGGGGGAGGTTTCGGTATTGGCGGTGTTGATCCCCGGTCTGGGACGGTGGATCGCCGTGGCGGGAAGCTTTGCCATTGCGGGCTCGTTCGCCCAGATTGGCCACTCCCTTGGGGATCCGAGGGGGGCTTTGGCCATAGCGCTTGTCATCCATATTCTTGCCGCTGCGCTTTGGATCGGGGCGCTTGCCCCTTTGCACCGGGCGGTGGGTGTGGCCCGCGGCGCCGGGCTGCTGCATCATTTTGGAAAGGTTGCCCTCTATGGGGTTGCGGTGCTTGTTGCTACCGGCTTCGCACTCGCGTGGATGCTTGTGGGCACGTTGCTCGCGCTGGTCAGCACGGCCTATGGTTTGGGGTTGCTGGTCAAAGTGCTGATCGTCTGCGGCCTTCTTGGCATCGCCGCTTTAAACAAGCTGTGGCTGGTCCCGGCCCTTGGTGCGGGACGCCCCGGCGCAAAACGGGCGTTGCGCCGGTCGATTTCTGTCGAAATGATTGCAGTGGTGTTGATCCTGCTGGCAACCGCATCCCTGACGACAGTCACCACACCGCCGGTCAACCTTTGA
- a CDS encoding copper resistance CopC family protein — protein sequence MIRFVFLAFVLAIPPAFAAAHSKSAGTTPADGATVAEVSELSMQFDAPMRIISVTLSAADGDIPIERETGTDPVTVFRATPLQDLAPGSYRLDWRGMAADGHPMQGSFSFTKSK from the coding sequence ATGATCAGATTCGTTTTTCTTGCTTTTGTCCTTGCGATACCACCCGCCTTCGCCGCGGCACATTCGAAATCCGCCGGTACCACACCCGCCGACGGCGCGACCGTGGCTGAGGTATCTGAGCTGTCGATGCAGTTCGACGCGCCGATGCGCATCATCTCTGTGACGCTAAGCGCGGCCGATGGCGATATCCCGATAGAACGGGAAACAGGGACCGATCCCGTCACGGTTTTCCGCGCCACCCCCCTGCAGGATCTTGCACCGGGGTCCTACCGCCTCGACTGGCGCGGGATGGCCGCGGACGGGCATCCGATGCAGGGAAGCTTTTCGTTCACCAAGTCCAAGTGA
- a CDS encoding glutaredoxin family protein, with protein sequence MPKDTRDAAEVRTHPAHSASGKTAVLYRMALPDHLCPSGQKARWLLERQGYDVDDRLFRSRDEVDAFKSAHDVSTTPQAWIEGERVGGYTDLREKLTGWDPKATTYRPVLYLFAVAALTAVALSIGFLGSLSWQTLGWFISISMILLGMQKLRDVESFSTMFLNYDLLARRWVPYAYIYPFVETGAGILMTGMILTWIAAPTALFIATIGAVSVFKAVYIDRRDLKCACVGGNSNVPLGFVSLTENLMMVGMSVVMLWSMA encoded by the coding sequence ATGCCGAAAGACACCCGAGACGCCGCAGAAGTAAGAACGCATCCGGCCCACTCGGCGAGCGGAAAGACAGCCGTGCTCTACCGGATGGCGCTGCCGGATCATCTGTGCCCCTCGGGGCAAAAGGCGCGCTGGCTTCTCGAACGGCAGGGATATGACGTGGACGACCGGTTGTTTCGGTCCCGCGATGAGGTCGATGCGTTCAAATCCGCGCATGACGTCAGCACAACACCGCAGGCCTGGATCGAGGGAGAGCGGGTCGGTGGGTATACCGACCTGCGCGAAAAGCTTACCGGCTGGGATCCGAAGGCAACGACCTATCGTCCGGTCCTGTATCTTTTTGCCGTGGCGGCGCTGACCGCAGTTGCACTTTCCATCGGATTCCTGGGCAGCCTCAGCTGGCAGACGCTTGGTTGGTTCATCTCGATTTCCATGATCCTGTTGGGCATGCAGAAACTGCGCGATGTCGAGAGTTTCTCGACCATGTTCCTGAATTACGATCTGCTTGCGCGCAGATGGGTGCCCTATGCCTACATCTATCCGTTTGTCGAAACCGGTGCGGGGATCCTGATGACGGGTATGATCCTGACATGGATCGCGGCGCCGACCGCGCTTTTCATCGCGACGATTGGCGCAGTGAGTGTGTTCAAAGCGGTCTACATTGATCGGCGGGATCTCAAATGCGCCTGTGTGGGTGGCAATTCGAATGTTCCGCTCGGGTTTGTGAGCCTGACCGAAAACCTGATGATGGTCGGCATGTCGGTTGTGATGCTCTGGTCGATGGCGTAG
- a CDS encoding sigma-54-dependent transcriptional regulator, producing MTGSVFIVDDDADHLSALADLVETSGYTVETFQSAAAALDAMALPPDLVISDLRMPGMDGIAFLKVLRERRINVPVVLLTGHGDVEHAVEAMRAGAEDFLEKPYDATHLLAVVRRALEAQAARNEVLRLQKVLAERADVSILGRSRAMREFRKRIAALASVDVDVLITGETGTGKELAARAVHAASARADGPFVALNCAVLPEASAEMFLFGTGKGFLAHDTDGRAGKLEAAQGGTLMLDEVETMPIAIQAKFLRVLQERSFERMGDPLTRALDIRVIATTKSNLRLLDTFRPDLFYRLAGSELHTPTLHEAGEDIPLIFAHYAQLAARRYGRADPKVPWELSQKLKRQAWSGNVRELKTSAEGFALGLFESEGPRTQERGRMTLAERVAEFESREISAVLEAHMGNTLRAAKTLGLPRRTLNDKMRRYGISLERDRSEDEAE from the coding sequence ATGACCGGCAGTGTCTTCATCGTCGATGACGATGCCGATCACCTGTCGGCACTTGCTGATCTGGTCGAGACCTCCGGTTATACAGTTGAGACCTTTCAATCGGCGGCGGCGGCGCTGGACGCGATGGCCCTGCCGCCGGATCTGGTGATCAGCGACCTGCGGATGCCGGGGATGGACGGGATCGCGTTTCTCAAGGTCCTGCGGGAAAGAAGGATTAACGTCCCGGTGGTGCTTTTGACCGGCCATGGCGACGTCGAACATGCGGTCGAAGCGATGCGCGCGGGCGCGGAGGATTTCCTCGAAAAACCCTATGACGCCACCCACCTTCTTGCGGTGGTCCGGCGCGCCCTTGAGGCGCAGGCCGCCAGAAACGAGGTGCTGCGCCTTCAGAAGGTACTGGCAGAGCGTGCGGATGTGTCCATCCTTGGTCGCTCCCGTGCGATGCGTGAGTTTCGCAAACGGATCGCGGCACTGGCGTCGGTCGATGTGGACGTGCTGATCACAGGGGAAACCGGAACCGGCAAGGAACTTGCCGCGCGCGCGGTCCATGCCGCAAGCGCCCGGGCGGACGGGCCTTTTGTCGCGCTCAATTGCGCGGTGCTGCCGGAAGCAAGCGCGGAGATGTTTCTTTTTGGCACGGGCAAAGGCTTCCTTGCCCATGACACCGACGGTCGCGCAGGCAAGCTTGAGGCCGCACAGGGCGGAACGCTTATGCTGGATGAGGTCGAGACGATGCCGATTGCCATTCAGGCAAAATTTCTGCGCGTCTTGCAGGAGCGCAGTTTCGAGAGGATGGGCGACCCGCTGACCCGAGCACTCGATATCCGCGTCATCGCTACGACAAAAAGCAATCTGCGATTGCTCGATACTTTCCGACCTGATCTGTTTTACCGGCTTGCAGGGTCCGAACTTCATACCCCCACCCTGCATGAGGCGGGGGAGGATATACCGCTGATATTTGCGCATTACGCGCAATTGGCGGCCCGCCGCTATGGCCGCGCCGATCCCAAGGTGCCGTGGGAGCTGTCGCAAAAGCTCAAACGACAGGCGTGGAGCGGCAATGTGCGCGAACTCAAGACGAGCGCGGAGGGTTTCGCGCTTGGCCTGTTTGAAAGTGAAGGCCCACGCACACAGGAACGAGGCCGGATGACCCTCGCCGAGCGGGTTGCCGAATTTGAATCCCGCGAGATTTCGGCGGTGCTTGAAGCGCATATGGGCAACACGCTGCGGGCGGCAAAGACCCTTGGTCTGCCGCGCCGTACGCTGAACGACAAGATGCGGCGCTACGGGATCTCCTTGGAACGGGACCGCAGTGAGGATGAGGCAGAGTGA
- a CDS encoding TAXI family TRAP transporter solute-binding subunit, producing the protein MFEGICRGPRGLLGTAVIVALGLGAPALAQEQLSIATGGTGGTYYPVGGGLAEVFNNHVEGYSATAEVTGASVENMGLIATGDADLAIALADTVAQAYTGTGKFEGQQLEMVRGLASLYANMVHIVALKSSGITTLEDLRGKRVSIGAPGSGTEVNTGAILEANGITYDDIDEQRLNFNETADALANGDIDAGFWSVGAPTSSILNLATTQDIVIIELTQAELDAAMAADETFAVTTLPGGSYTGIDADIAVLGIPNVLTVSSEMSDDLAYALTKAMFENIADVQAVHPAANETTIEFTMSATPVPLHAGALRYYDEVGATVPDDLRE; encoded by the coding sequence ATGTTTGAAGGTATCTGTCGTGGGCCGCGTGGCCTGCTAGGCACGGCTGTCATTGTTGCGCTGGGTCTGGGCGCGCCCGCGTTGGCGCAAGAGCAGCTGTCGATCGCGACCGGTGGCACCGGCGGGACGTACTACCCTGTCGGCGGCGGTCTGGCAGAGGTGTTCAACAATCACGTCGAGGGGTATTCGGCCACCGCAGAGGTGACCGGTGCATCGGTCGAGAACATGGGTCTGATCGCCACCGGCGACGCAGACCTTGCCATCGCCCTGGCCGACACGGTCGCCCAGGCCTACACCGGCACGGGTAAATTCGAAGGCCAGCAGCTGGAGATGGTGCGCGGGTTGGCGTCGCTGTATGCCAACATGGTGCACATCGTGGCGCTCAAGAGCAGCGGCATCACGACGCTTGAGGATCTGCGCGGCAAACGCGTGTCGATCGGCGCGCCCGGATCCGGGACCGAAGTCAACACCGGTGCCATTCTCGAAGCGAACGGGATCACATATGACGACATCGATGAACAGCGTCTGAACTTCAATGAAACCGCCGATGCGCTGGCAAACGGCGATATCGACGCGGGCTTCTGGTCAGTCGGTGCGCCGACCTCGTCGATCCTTAACCTGGCGACAACGCAGGATATCGTCATCATCGAGCTGACGCAGGCCGAGCTTGACGCTGCGATGGCTGCGGATGAAACCTTTGCCGTAACCACCCTCCCCGGTGGCAGCTATACCGGTATCGATGCCGATATCGCGGTTCTGGGCATCCCCAACGTGCTGACGGTATCGTCGGAAATGTCGGACGATCTGGCCTACGCGCTGACCAAGGCGATGTTTGAAAATATTGCCGATGTTCAGGCCGTCCACCCCGCCGCCAACGAGACGACGATCGAATTCACGATGTCCGCGACACCGGTCCCGCTGCACGCTGGAGCATTGCGCTACTACGACGAAGTCGGTGCAACCGTGCCGGACGATCTGCGCGAATGA
- a CDS encoding DUF1850 domain-containing protein yields the protein MIRAFRGGLVALLVSAFGALADDLVATRVADGAELARFSVPQGSGWCVLWHHSVKGFEVSDCYENRAGRMVLVWSHLPDFAAGLDHIPGRGIQTSDGAGGYFIRNINEAVPGDAYILRPGLGPVDHRLRVGAQTVSLSAIAPRARVRIALVGQVEK from the coding sequence ATGATCCGTGCCTTTCGGGGAGGGCTGGTTGCCCTCCTCGTATCGGCCTTTGGCGCGTTGGCCGATGATCTTGTGGCAACCCGGGTGGCGGACGGTGCAGAACTTGCACGATTTTCCGTGCCCCAGGGCAGCGGTTGGTGTGTTTTGTGGCATCACTCCGTCAAGGGGTTCGAGGTTTCAGATTGTTACGAAAATCGTGCGGGCCGCATGGTTCTGGTCTGGTCTCACCTACCTGATTTTGCCGCCGGGCTGGATCATATCCCCGGACGCGGCATCCAGACCTCCGACGGTGCGGGCGGCTACTTCATTCGCAATATCAACGAGGCTGTCCCGGGTGACGCCTATATCCTGCGCCCGGGCCTTGGCCCTGTCGATCACCGGCTTCGGGTGGGTGCGCAAACAGTATCACTTTCGGCGATTGCCCCACGCGCGCGTGTGCGGATCGCCCTCGTAGGACAGGTGGAAAAATGA
- a CDS encoding sensor histidine kinase has translation MTLVRSLVFVALAAALAWGGAQGVVISRAQTELDQTLLLTTRAVETEVERLRALPDVAAEDVRVRDALAGQGALQAANHYLETVAVHAQAGELFLIDAQGDTIASSNWNRPGSFVGQNYAFRPYFQDAMAQGKGQFYAIGVTTGVPGYFLSTRIDVGDARGVLVVKLDLRPIEEIWRVAEADVALADENGVVFLSARPDWQYRALTHLQPDQLARIEATRAYSGIVLAGAEPLAQAAPDGGSVGGDGWIARVATMPSTGWQVIAARSTAGLQALSIGAAILAALATLALAAALKAWDQRRQLVALRLQQSEKLESMVVARTADLAREVEARAQVEVDLRAAQEALVHTEKMAALGRMSAAIVHEISQPLAAMEATLSAAELGLRGDDTATATRLHKAKGLIRRMQRTTKHLKSFARKDGVERSLIDLSVPVVSALELVAPRARDVGVMPVFEAPEGKIKVLAGTIRIEQVVANLLLNALDAVADVSGAAITVRLETEGGLACLSVEDTGKGIAQNDLPHVAEPFFSTKLTGESLGLGLAICKAILSDFNGTLDIRSAPGSGTRVSVTMPLAVATGAEAA, from the coding sequence ATGACGCTGGTGCGGTCCCTTGTGTTCGTTGCTTTGGCGGCGGCGCTTGCGTGGGGGGGCGCGCAGGGGGTCGTGATCAGCAGGGCGCAGACCGAGCTGGATCAGACCTTGCTTCTGACGACCCGCGCGGTCGAGACCGAGGTCGAGCGTCTGCGCGCTTTGCCGGATGTCGCGGCCGAAGACGTGCGCGTGCGTGATGCGCTCGCCGGGCAGGGCGCGCTTCAGGCGGCCAACCACTATCTTGAAACGGTTGCGGTGCACGCACAGGCGGGTGAGCTATTTTTGATCGATGCGCAGGGCGACACGATCGCATCGTCGAATTGGAACCGTCCGGGAAGTTTCGTTGGCCAGAACTATGCCTTCAGACCATATTTTCAGGATGCGATGGCGCAGGGAAAGGGGCAATTCTATGCCATCGGGGTCACGACGGGTGTGCCGGGCTACTTCCTGTCGACACGGATCGACGTTGGCGACGCGCGCGGCGTGTTGGTCGTAAAACTTGATCTCCGTCCAATCGAGGAAATCTGGCGCGTGGCCGAAGCGGACGTCGCGCTGGCGGATGAGAACGGTGTCGTGTTCCTCTCCGCGCGGCCCGATTGGCAATACCGCGCCCTGACGCATTTGCAGCCGGATCAACTGGCCCGGATCGAGGCCACGCGGGCCTATAGCGGCATCGTCCTTGCTGGGGCGGAGCCATTGGCGCAAGCGGCGCCAGACGGCGGAAGCGTCGGCGGCGATGGTTGGATTGCGCGCGTGGCAACGATGCCCAGCACTGGCTGGCAGGTGATCGCGGCACGCTCCACGGCGGGGCTGCAAGCGCTTTCCATCGGGGCGGCAATCCTGGCCGCTCTTGCAACGCTTGCGCTTGCCGCCGCGCTGAAGGCGTGGGATCAGCGCCGGCAGCTCGTTGCATTGCGCCTGCAACAGTCAGAAAAGCTTGAATCAATGGTCGTTGCCCGCACGGCCGACCTTGCCCGCGAAGTCGAGGCGCGTGCGCAGGTCGAAGTGGATCTGCGCGCAGCACAGGAAGCGTTGGTGCATACCGAGAAAATGGCCGCGCTTGGACGCATGTCCGCCGCGATTGTGCATGAAATAAGCCAGCCCCTTGCGGCCATGGAGGCGACGTTGTCGGCTGCAGAGCTGGGGCTGCGCGGGGACGACACCGCGACGGCCACGCGTTTGCACAAGGCCAAGGGGCTGATCCGCCGGATGCAGCGCACCACAAAACACCTCAAGAGCTTTGCGCGAAAGGACGGGGTAGAGCGATCGCTGATCGATCTGAGCGTGCCCGTGGTTTCCGCGCTTGAGCTCGTCGCCCCGCGCGCCCGCGATGTGGGCGTCATGCCCGTGTTCGAGGCTCCCGAAGGCAAAATCAAGGTGTTGGCGGGCACGATCAGGATCGAACAGGTGGTTGCCAATCTGTTGCTGAACGCGCTCGACGCGGTTGCGGATGTCTCCGGCGCCGCCATCACCGTGCGACTTGAAACCGAGGGTGGGCTGGCCTGCCTGAGCGTCGAAGACACCGGGAAAGGCATTGCGCAGAACGATCTGCCGCATGTGGCTGAACCCTTCTTTTCGACGAAGCTGACGGGCGAAAGCCTTGGCCTTGGCCTTGCGATCTGCAAGGCGATCCTCTCTGATTTCAACGGCACGCTCGATATCCGCTCGGCCCCGGGCAGCGGGACTCGGGTGAGTGTCACGATGCCGTTGGCCGTCGCGACCGGCGCAGAGGCGGCATGA
- a CDS encoding metal-sensitive transcriptional regulator, producing MHQNRDATLKRLKRLEGQIRGIARMVEEDRYCVDVLTQIAAVRAALKGVEKLVIDDHATHCIEDALASGDPEDQRTKFTELLDLLDKARR from the coding sequence ATGCACCAGAACCGCGATGCCACTTTAAAACGCCTCAAACGCCTTGAAGGGCAGATCCGCGGGATCGCCCGGATGGTTGAGGAAGACCGCTATTGCGTCGACGTGCTGACCCAGATCGCGGCGGTGCGCGCCGCGCTCAAGGGCGTTGAGAAGCTTGTGATCGACGATCACGCCACGCATTGCATCGAGGATGCGCTGGCCTCCGGCGATCCGGAGGATCAGCGGACGAAATTCACCGAATTGCTGGACCTTCTCGACAAGGCACGCCGCTAG
- a CDS encoding TRAP transporter permease, with protein sequence MTSPVEIERPEVSQPALVLRAITVIGIALSLFQLYTAGVQPLGLFFQRPIHLGFVLVLCFLIYPAFGRHRARGVLGWGIDGTLIALGALAGAWVPLNIDTIANQVFPRDIDVWIGVVTILVVLEAARRAVGLGMTLIGAFFVVYAFAGSRGELPFLADWMPGIMNHRGYSLERLASQMTLGAEGIFGIPLGVAATFVFIFVLFGAFLEVTGAGKFFIDLAYAAAGKQRGGPAKAAVIASAGMGSISGSAIANVVTTGAFTIPLMKKLGYRPAQAGGIEAAASTGGQIMPPLMGAGAFLMSEFTQVPYVDIVLVSIFPAVLYFGTVYLLVHIAAVKQGMTGLSAEELPSVRAVMAEGWHFLLPLVALVALLVAGYSPMRVGFYAILSIIAAASARAMWCYVADGPTVAGFVAMCRRGVALTLEALDLGARNAVAVSVACAVAGIIVGVVGLTGLGLKFSAMMIAFSGGNIVLALILVLLASLVLGMGLPVTAAYIVLIILVGPALTEQFGIPLLIAHLVVFWYSQDSNVTPPVALAGFAGAAIAGSKPMETSVQAWKYAKGLYLIPLFMVFNEEIILGGPVPMVIWSGAIAILGLVAFAAALEGYLWGPMPIWMRILLVPGVVALFWPDLTVEIAGAILIGGLLALNWAQARGAPSTPGAQKA encoded by the coding sequence ATGACGTCACCGGTTGAAATCGAACGCCCCGAAGTATCCCAGCCAGCGCTTGTGCTGCGGGCGATTACCGTGATCGGAATCGCGCTTTCGCTGTTCCAGCTCTACACTGCAGGGGTACAGCCGCTGGGCCTGTTTTTCCAGCGGCCGATCCATCTCGGCTTTGTGCTGGTTCTATGTTTTCTGATTTATCCGGCGTTTGGTCGCCACCGTGCGCGCGGCGTTCTGGGGTGGGGCATCGACGGTACGTTGATCGCCCTGGGGGCGCTTGCGGGCGCATGGGTGCCGTTGAATATCGACACTATCGCCAATCAGGTTTTCCCGCGCGATATCGACGTGTGGATCGGGGTTGTAACCATCCTCGTGGTGCTTGAGGCCGCGCGCCGGGCGGTCGGCCTCGGCATGACGTTGATCGGCGCGTTCTTTGTTGTGTATGCCTTTGCGGGCAGTCGGGGTGAGCTGCCGTTTCTGGCAGACTGGATGCCGGGCATCATGAACCATCGCGGCTATTCGCTTGAGCGTCTGGCCAGCCAGATGACCCTTGGAGCCGAAGGGATCTTTGGCATCCCGCTGGGGGTTGCCGCGACATTCGTCTTCATCTTCGTGCTGTTCGGTGCCTTTCTCGAAGTCACAGGCGCGGGCAAGTTCTTTATCGATCTGGCCTATGCGGCGGCGGGCAAGCAGCGCGGCGGGCCTGCCAAGGCAGCGGTGATCGCGAGTGCGGGCATGGGCTCGATTTCCGGGTCTGCCATCGCCAATGTTGTCACGACCGGTGCCTTCACCATTCCGCTGATGAAAAAGCTCGGCTACCGCCCTGCGCAGGCGGGCGGGATCGAGGCCGCCGCCTCGACCGGGGGCCAGATCATGCCACCGCTCATGGGGGCAGGTGCCTTTTTGATGAGCGAATTCACGCAGGTGCCATATGTCGATATCGTGCTGGTTTCGATTTTCCCTGCGGTTCTGTATTTTGGTACGGTGTATCTGCTTGTGCATATTGCCGCCGTCAAACAGGGTATGACCGGACTGAGTGCCGAAGAACTGCCAAGCGTGCGCGCGGTCATGGCCGAAGGGTGGCATTTCCTGCTGCCGTTGGTGGCGCTGGTTGCGCTGCTGGTGGCGGGATATTCGCCGATGCGGGTTGGATTTTATGCGATCCTGTCGATCATTGCCGCCGCTTCCGCGCGCGCCATGTGGTGCTATGTCGCTGACGGTCCGACGGTGGCGGGGTTCGTTGCGATGTGTCGGCGCGGGGTGGCCCTGACGCTTGAGGCGCTTGACCTTGGCGCGCGCAATGCCGTCGCCGTCTCGGTGGCCTGCGCCGTTGCAGGCATCATTGTCGGCGTGGTTGGTCTGACCGGTCTGGGGCTGAAATTCTCGGCCATGATGATCGCCTTTTCGGGGGGCAATATCGTGCTGGCCCTCATCCTTGTCCTGCTGGCCAGCCTGGTGCTGGGCATGGGGCTGCCGGTCACGGCGGCCTATATTGTGCTGATCATTCTGGTGGGGCCGGCGCTGACCGAGCAGTTTGGCATTCCTTTGTTGATCGCACATCTGGTGGTTTTCTGGTATTCACAAGACAGTAACGTGACCCCGCCCGTCGCACTGGCAGGTTTTGCCGGCGCCGCCATTGCGGGTTCAAAACCGATGGAAACGAGCGTTCAGGCATGGAAATACGCCAAGGGGCTGTATCTGATCCCGCTGTTCATGGTGTTCAACGAGGAAATCATCCTCGGGGGGCCGGTTCCCATGGTGATCTGGAGCGGTGCGATTGCGATTCTTGGCCTCGTGGCCTTTGCTGCCGCACTCGAAGGATATCTGTGGGGGCCCATGCCGATCTGGATGCGGATCCTTTTGGTGCCGGGTGTCGTCGCATTGTTCTGGCCGGATCTGACGGTCGAGATCGCCGGGGCAATCCTCATCGGTGGTCTGCTTGCCTTGAACTGGGCGCAGGCGCGCGGGGCGCCGTCCACACCGGGTGCACAGAAGGCCTGA